In the Muricauda sp. MAR_2010_75 genome, one interval contains:
- a CDS encoding O-antigen ligase yields MNLKVPYIIIAFLLAFDNVFIKFRLGGLISIDRGLEFLFFFILFKPYLTALKTNSFFRGWNIFLVAFTLLLFLVNLRILALNEIETKYVLIDLFKGFSFIVFSYLFFLIAQKNLKYVNVVLIGHFFICLFALLQHPISPIASEMFEFKRFLFSNVTEGSRVSGTLENEDMYISGGYADRFRLAGPFASTISFSYFAISSFCMAFFMYIKTKKRIYMGLLGVLFVCSILTQTRSLLLGELVIIGGYFFFVPHKKRPMYQSAMFVAGLLLSLFVVVGQDYFLPKNSRLTKLSSEGESDSRPLLWLTGVTAAVTYPFGVSQKEYKAVKQDMYHKFGHTAILHLTSHNGIINVGIYYSLLGYGLLFMLVKFLLEHNRNSNSIMRVFFILCLLGYATHISFHNNIFLSADYPFFMVLMLLGLESQGLLSKPEEESQHLSPIPD; encoded by the coding sequence ATGAATCTAAAGGTCCCTTACATAATTATTGCCTTTTTATTGGCGTTTGACAATGTCTTTATCAAATTTCGCTTGGGAGGCCTTATCAGTATTGACCGTGGGTTGGAGTTCCTATTCTTTTTTATACTCTTTAAGCCTTATCTAACAGCGCTAAAGACCAATTCCTTTTTTAGGGGGTGGAATATTTTTTTAGTAGCTTTCACGCTATTACTATTTCTTGTTAATCTCCGTATTTTGGCCCTTAATGAAATAGAAACCAAATATGTTTTAATTGATTTGTTCAAGGGATTCTCCTTTATTGTATTTTCCTATTTATTTTTCCTTATTGCCCAAAAGAATTTAAAATACGTAAATGTAGTTTTAATAGGCCATTTCTTTATTTGTCTGTTCGCCCTTTTACAGCACCCTATTTCGCCCATTGCTAGTGAAATGTTTGAATTTAAAAGGTTTCTATTTTCAAATGTGACTGAAGGTAGTCGTGTTTCTGGAACTCTTGAAAACGAAGATATGTATATTTCTGGAGGGTATGCTGATAGATTCAGGTTAGCTGGCCCCTTTGCCTCTACCATCTCATTCTCTTACTTTGCCATAAGCAGTTTTTGCATGGCCTTTTTTATGTATATCAAAACCAAAAAAAGAATTTACATGGGCTTGCTTGGAGTTCTATTTGTTTGCTCCATTCTTACCCAGACCCGTTCATTGCTATTGGGGGAACTTGTTATAATTGGCGGTTATTTCTTTTTTGTTCCCCATAAAAAAAGGCCTATGTACCAATCTGCCATGTTTGTTGCAGGCTTGCTTCTTTCACTCTTCGTTGTTGTGGGCCAAGACTATTTTTTGCCCAAAAACTCCCGATTGACCAAATTGAGTTCAGAAGGGGAGTCTGATAGTAGGCCATTATTATGGCTAACAGGTGTCACTGCTGCAGTAACCTATCCATTTGGAGTATCCCAAAAAGAATACAAAGCCGTAAAACAAGATATGTACCACAAGTTTGGACATACTGCCATATTGCATTTAACTTCACACAATGGCATCATCAATGTGGGCATTTATTATTCGTTGCTTGGGTATGGGCTGCTCTTTATGTTGGTGAAATTTTTATTGGAGCACAATAGAAATTCAAATTCCATAATGCGGGTCTTTTTTATCTTGTGCCTGTTGGGCTATGCCACCCATATAAGCTTTCACAACAACATTTTTCTCAGTGCGGACTATCCGTTTTTTATGGTTCTAATGTTATTGGGTCTCGAATCCCAGGGCTTACTTTCAAAACCAGAGGAGGAATCACAGCATTTGAGTCCAATTCCTGATTAA
- a CDS encoding lipopolysaccharide biosynthesis protein: MGPSKNDSLTKKGIKGFIWNFSGSVVQIVLQLLVIGILSRLLTPEEFGVVAIIMIVVNFTKQITTMGIASSLVQLPEITNKHISLAYTFSILLGTLLGFAYYALTPVFADFFHIQKDIEALQFFSIFFPLVSFGSVGEALLSRKFRFDVGVKIGLAAYLLGSGTVSIILAYLGYGYWSLIWGQFIGLCITVCLTICYEVPKFSLRLEKQPLKDLFFFGSGHTLGIIFNFFGEKADNIIVGRTLGTALLGFYSKAFQLYSIPASFFGTIFDKVLFPILSQKQNDIKKLSSFYTFSTTFCFGLLVPISVLILINAEFIIDAFLGGQWGSAVLPLQLLILGLAFRFGTRINKSYLKSLGIVYRGAYYQLIFAVLMFVCTYIGGLLYSLPGVAAGVLVATVINYVQIAYRLYKVLDFSGVGLIKDLSKNIIFHLLFVLSTVVLYYFEIKSKWIHLAITVTVYLPIFVLYFKSKKNIIFTPNNLSMFILVANSLPGKIKNYMVRVPIFKDFFAEHP; encoded by the coding sequence ATGGGTCCTTCAAAGAACGATTCACTTACCAAAAAAGGAATAAAAGGCTTTATTTGGAATTTTTCGGGTTCAGTTGTCCAAATTGTTTTACAGTTATTGGTCATAGGTATTCTATCCAGGCTACTTACTCCTGAAGAATTTGGTGTTGTTGCCATAATCATGATCGTGGTCAATTTTACAAAGCAAATCACTACAATGGGTATTGCAAGTTCATTGGTTCAATTACCCGAGATAACCAACAAACATATTTCACTGGCCTATACGTTTTCCATTCTTTTAGGAACCCTTTTGGGATTTGCCTATTATGCCCTCACTCCAGTATTTGCTGATTTTTTCCACATTCAAAAAGACATTGAGGCACTTCAATTTTTTTCCATCTTTTTTCCTTTGGTAAGTTTTGGCAGTGTAGGTGAAGCCCTATTGAGTAGAAAGTTCCGGTTTGATGTGGGGGTTAAAATTGGCCTGGCAGCCTACCTCTTGGGTTCAGGTACAGTTTCCATAATCTTGGCCTATCTGGGTTATGGGTATTGGTCACTCATTTGGGGCCAGTTTATTGGACTTTGCATTACTGTTTGTTTGACCATTTGTTATGAGGTCCCCAAATTTTCATTGCGTTTGGAAAAGCAGCCTTTAAAGGATCTGTTCTTTTTTGGCTCAGGTCATACCCTAGGGATTATATTTAACTTTTTTGGTGAAAAAGCGGATAATATTATTGTGGGCAGAACCTTGGGGACCGCTTTGTTGGGGTTTTATTCAAAGGCCTTCCAATTGTATTCCATACCCGCCAGTTTTTTTGGGACTATTTTCGACAAGGTCCTATTCCCTATTCTATCCCAAAAACAGAACGACATTAAAAAACTATCATCTTTCTATACGTTTAGTACAACCTTTTGTTTTGGGCTCTTGGTTCCCATAAGTGTATTGATTTTGATCAATGCAGAATTTATTATCGATGCGTTTTTGGGAGGTCAATGGGGGTCTGCGGTACTACCACTGCAATTGTTGATATTGGGGCTGGCTTTCCGTTTTGGGACCCGAATAAACAAGTCATACCTTAAATCGTTGGGGATTGTGTACAGGGGAGCCTATTACCAACTGATATTTGCGGTCTTAATGTTTGTCTGCACCTATATTGGTGGCCTTCTCTATTCGTTGCCTGGGGTCGCTGCCGGGGTATTGGTGGCCACTGTGATCAATTATGTGCAAATAGCCTATAGACTCTATAAGGTTTTGGATTTTTCAGGTGTTGGGCTAATAAAAGACCTATCAAAAAACATCATTTTTCATTTACTTTTTGTGCTGAGCACGGTAGTGCTCTATTATTTCGAAATTAAATCAAAATGGATTCATCTGGCTATAACCGTAACGGTATATTTGCCCATATTTGTACTATATTTTAAGAGCAAGAAAAATATAATTTTTACCCCTAATAATCTTTCCATGTTTATTTTAGTTGCCAATTCGTTGCCTGGAAAGATTAAAAATTATATGGTTCGAGTACCCATTTTTAAAGACTTTTTTGCAGAACATCCATGA
- a CDS encoding sulfotransferase — protein sequence MGTNYLEQPIIFLGAPRSGTSVISEIVMRHKDLAYPSQYQPRVLGNTNINYLRRLADNPFWRFHGQKKQLNRVSLLNYFIFRSVEAYPMWNYLVRDGISFSQDFLINEEATPKEKKRIVSFFKKLVKKQGKKRLAFKITGPSRLNYLLSIFPDAKVVHITRDPIAVVNSLMRVPFWKTRGMTTFWWQGAYDKTDYNWLESNKSDSVQITAYQVKRVIEVTKKEIDELRPDALRVQYSNFIKNPESTIQEILSYTGLSQDKACFDYFKKNKIYNQNKKNSTFFSAGEREKLENLFDK from the coding sequence ATGGGAACCAATTATTTGGAGCAGCCTATTATTTTTTTGGGAGCGCCAAGATCAGGCACATCGGTAATTTCTGAAATTGTGATGCGTCACAAAGACTTGGCCTATCCGTCCCAATACCAACCTCGGGTCTTGGGAAATACCAACATCAATTATTTGAGAAGACTTGCGGATAACCCATTTTGGAGATTTCACGGTCAAAAAAAACAGCTCAATAGGGTATCGCTATTAAATTACTTTATATTCCGTTCTGTGGAGGCCTATCCTATGTGGAATTACTTGGTAAGGGATGGAATAAGCTTTTCACAGGATTTTTTGATCAATGAAGAAGCAACTCCAAAAGAGAAGAAACGGATTGTTTCTTTTTTTAAGAAGCTGGTTAAAAAACAGGGCAAGAAAAGATTGGCATTTAAAATAACAGGACCTTCCCGGTTAAATTACTTGTTGAGCATTTTCCCAGATGCAAAGGTTGTCCATATTACCAGAGATCCCATTGCTGTGGTGAATTCATTAATGCGGGTACCTTTTTGGAAGACTAGGGGCATGACTACGTTTTGGTGGCAAGGCGCTTATGATAAGACAGATTATAACTGGCTGGAATCCAATAAATCGGATAGCGTTCAAATAACCGCCTACCAAGTAAAGAGAGTCATTGAAGTCACTAAAAAAGAGATTGATGAACTCAGACCAGATGCCTTAAGGGTGCAATATTCCAATTTTATTAAAAACCCAGAAAGTACAATCCAAGAAATTCTTTCCTATACTGGTTTAAGTCAAGACAAGGCATGTTTTGATTATTTTAAAAAGAACAAAATCTATAACCAAAACAAGAAAAATTCAACTTTCTTTTCGGCTGGAGAAAGAGAAAAACTCGAAAATCTCTTTGATAAATAA
- a CDS encoding NAD-dependent epimerase — MRILVTGAAGFIGYHLCEALLKGGHSVVGLDNLNDYYEVSLKYDRLQQLGIDTKDVQQEKVHSSSSIHGEKMIFVKMDLEDREALPALFKDHDFDVVCNLAAQAGVRYSLENPASYIDSNIVGFLNLLECCRHHKIKHLVYASSSSVYGLNEKIPFSVHDNVDHPISLYAASKKSNELMAHTYSHLYGIPTTGLRFFTVYGPWGRPDMAIYLFTKAIIQGKPINVFNHGKMERDFTYVDDIVEGVERIIEKPVNERKELYKLYNIGNNSSVKLMDFIEAIEKSLGTKAEKNMMPMQPGDVTRTWADVDDLIADYNYRPNTPVAEGIQSFVDWYKGYYNS; from the coding sequence ATGAGAATATTGGTGACCGGTGCCGCTGGTTTTATAGGATATCACCTCTGTGAAGCATTGCTGAAAGGTGGACATTCCGTTGTTGGACTTGACAACCTCAATGACTATTACGAGGTAAGTCTAAAGTACGACCGTTTGCAACAGCTGGGGATTGATACCAAGGATGTCCAGCAAGAAAAAGTACATAGTTCCAGCAGTATTCATGGTGAAAAAATGATTTTTGTAAAAATGGATTTGGAAGACAGAGAGGCCCTTCCAGCACTTTTCAAAGATCATGATTTTGATGTGGTCTGCAATTTGGCGGCCCAAGCAGGGGTGCGTTATAGTTTGGAAAATCCCGCTTCCTATATTGACAGCAATATTGTTGGTTTCTTGAATCTCTTGGAATGTTGCCGACATCACAAGATAAAGCATTTGGTATATGCAAGTAGTTCCAGCGTGTATGGATTGAACGAAAAGATTCCGTTTTCTGTGCACGACAATGTGGACCACCCCATAAGCCTATATGCGGCGAGCAAAAAAAGTAATGAACTGATGGCGCACACCTATAGTCATTTGTATGGGATACCCACAACAGGACTCCGCTTTTTTACCGTTTATGGCCCTTGGGGAAGACCAGACATGGCCATTTATCTGTTTACAAAAGCGATAATCCAAGGCAAGCCCATAAATGTTTTTAACCATGGTAAAATGGAGCGTGACTTTACCTATGTAGATGATATTGTGGAAGGGGTTGAGCGCATCATTGAAAAGCCAGTGAACGAACGGAAAGAATTGTACAAACTCTATAATATTGGCAACAATAGCTCTGTAAAGTTGATGGATTTTATTGAAGCCATTGAAAAAAGTTTGGGTACCAAAGCCGAAAAAAATATGATGCCCATGCAACCAGGCGATGTAACCCGTACCTGGGCCGATGTGGATGATTTAATTGCGGATTATAACTACAGGCCAAATACCCCTGTTGCGGAAGGTATTCAGTCTTTTGTGGATTGGTATAAAGGCTATTATAATTCATGA
- a CDS encoding nucleotide sugar dehydrogenase yields the protein MKKINKICCIGAGYVGGPTMAVIAKNCPEIDVTVVDINQKRVDLWNHENLDLLPVYEPGLKEIVDETRGRNLFFSTEVDKAIDEAEMIFISVNTPTKTYGKGKGQAADLKYIELCARNIAKVSKTDKIVVEKSTLPVRTAQAIKSILDNTGKGVKFEILSNPEFLAEGTAVDDLLNADRVLIGGDETKSGQEAKDTLSWVYEHWLPKERILQTNVWSSELSKLVANAFLAQRVSSINSISALCEKTDANVAEVSRAIGFDSRIGSKFLNSSVGFGGSCFQKDILNLVYIAKSYGLAEVADYWEQVILMNDYQKRRFADNIISTLYNTVSGKKICFYGWAFKKDTNDTRESAAIYVADALLDEQAQIVVYDPKVSEETIYADLDYLGTRSPEENRKLLKVVKDPKEACKDAHAIAILTEWDEFKNYDWPALFELMLKPAFVFDGRRILEKEKMDSIGFKYYKIGQS from the coding sequence ATGAAAAAAATCAATAAGATTTGCTGTATTGGCGCCGGCTATGTAGGTGGCCCCACTATGGCAGTAATAGCAAAGAATTGCCCTGAAATTGACGTTACCGTGGTTGACATCAACCAAAAAAGAGTAGACCTTTGGAACCACGAAAATCTTGACCTTCTTCCTGTTTATGAACCCGGTCTAAAAGAGATAGTTGACGAAACTAGAGGGAGAAATTTGTTTTTTTCAACTGAGGTGGACAAAGCCATTGATGAAGCCGAAATGATATTCATCTCGGTAAACACTCCCACCAAGACCTACGGTAAAGGAAAAGGTCAAGCAGCCGACCTTAAATATATTGAGCTTTGTGCAAGAAATATCGCCAAAGTGTCCAAAACGGATAAGATAGTGGTTGAAAAATCAACCCTGCCCGTTAGAACGGCCCAAGCCATTAAAAGTATTTTGGACAACACTGGAAAAGGGGTTAAGTTTGAAATCCTTTCCAATCCTGAATTTTTGGCTGAAGGTACTGCCGTTGACGATCTATTGAACGCCGATAGGGTACTGATTGGTGGCGATGAGACCAAATCCGGGCAAGAAGCCAAGGACACCCTTAGCTGGGTCTACGAACATTGGTTGCCCAAAGAGCGAATATTGCAGACCAATGTATGGTCTTCCGAGTTATCTAAATTGGTGGCCAATGCATTTTTGGCCCAACGGGTTTCTTCCATAAATTCAATCTCCGCACTTTGTGAAAAAACAGATGCCAATGTGGCCGAAGTGTCAAGAGCAATTGGTTTTGATAGCCGCATAGGATCTAAATTCCTGAATTCCTCTGTTGGTTTTGGAGGTTCATGCTTCCAAAAAGACATCCTAAACTTGGTGTATATCGCCAAAAGTTACGGGCTCGCCGAAGTGGCCGACTATTGGGAGCAAGTCATCCTTATGAACGACTATCAAAAAAGACGTTTTGCCGACAATATTATTTCTACATTATATAATACGGTATCGGGCAAGAAAATTTGTTTCTATGGTTGGGCATTTAAAAAAGACACGAACGACACCCGTGAGTCTGCCGCCATTTATGTAGCAGATGCCCTTTTGGACGAACAGGCCCAAATTGTTGTCTATGATCCCAAGGTTTCAGAGGAAACCATTTATGCGGATTTGGATTATTTGGGAACCAGGAGTCCTGAGGAAAACAGAAAACTTTTAAAGGTGGTCAAAGACCCTAAGGAAGCATGCAAAGACGCCCACGCCATTGCCATATTAACGGAATGGGATGAGTTTAAAAACTACGATTGGCCTGCCCTTTTTGAGTTGATGTTAAAACCCGCTTTTGTGTTTGACGGAAGAAGAATCCTTGAAAAAGAGAAAATGGATTCTATTGGGTTCAAATATTACAAAATTGGGCAATCATGA
- a CDS encoding aminotransferase class I/II-fold pyridoxal phosphate-dependent enzyme: protein MTKTKIWLSSPHMGGTEQHYVKEAFDTNWVAPLGPNVDGFENSISDFYNNEVNTAALSSGTAAIHLALKLLGVSHDDDVICQSFTFSASANPITYLGANPIFVDSEKDTWNISPELLEEAILDRIEKGKKPKAIVAVHLYGMPYKTEEVAEISAKYEIPVVEDSAEALGSSVNGKKCGSFGEIGILSFNGNKIITTSGGGALLTKDIDVKRKAVFLATQARDNAPHYEHSSIGHNYRMSNILAGIGRGQMEVLTDRVTARRVNYQYYKQRLGHLESIQFLEEPNGFYCNRWLTCILTPSYESREKLRLALQAEDIESRPLWKPMHEQPVFKNFKSYTNGTSSDLFKRGLCLPSGSNLLEEDLYRITSLILNNLDQC, encoded by the coding sequence ATGACAAAAACCAAAATATGGTTGTCTTCACCCCACATGGGAGGAACCGAACAGCACTATGTCAAAGAAGCTTTCGATACCAATTGGGTAGCTCCTTTGGGGCCGAACGTTGATGGTTTTGAAAACTCGATATCCGATTTCTATAATAATGAGGTAAACACTGCCGCACTTAGTTCAGGTACTGCGGCAATTCACCTGGCACTAAAACTTTTAGGTGTTTCCCATGATGATGATGTTATTTGCCAGAGCTTTACGTTTTCCGCTTCAGCAAATCCCATCACCTATTTGGGGGCGAATCCCATTTTTGTGGATAGTGAAAAGGATACATGGAACATTTCACCGGAATTATTGGAAGAAGCTATTTTGGACCGTATTGAAAAAGGGAAAAAACCAAAGGCAATTGTAGCAGTACACTTATATGGAATGCCCTACAAGACCGAAGAGGTAGCCGAAATTTCCGCCAAATACGAAATTCCGGTAGTGGAAGATAGCGCTGAAGCTCTGGGCAGTTCTGTAAACGGGAAAAAATGTGGAAGTTTTGGAGAAATTGGCATATTGTCATTCAATGGAAATAAAATCATCACTACCTCTGGTGGTGGTGCACTGCTCACAAAAGATATTGATGTAAAGAGAAAAGCAGTTTTCTTGGCCACACAGGCTAGGGATAACGCACCACATTATGAACACTCTTCTATTGGACACAACTATAGAATGAGCAATATTTTAGCGGGTATAGGACGTGGTCAAATGGAAGTTTTAACCGACAGGGTCACTGCAAGAAGAGTAAATTACCAGTACTATAAACAACGATTAGGGCACCTTGAATCGATTCAATTTTTGGAAGAGCCCAATGGCTTTTACTGTAATCGCTGGCTTACCTGTATCCTTACCCCATCTTATGAGTCAAGGGAAAAATTAAGGCTTGCCCTACAAGCTGAAGATATTGAGAGCAGACCACTCTGGAAGCCCATGCACGAACAACCCGTGTTCAAAAATTTTAAAAGTTATACCAATGGAACGTCTTCTGATCTTTTCAAAAGGGGACTTTGTTTGCCCAGCGGTTCCAACTTGCTCGAAGAAGATTTGTACAGAATAACCTCCCTAATCTTAAATAATCTAGACCAATGCTAA